In Erpetoichthys calabaricus chromosome 4, fErpCal1.3, whole genome shotgun sequence, one genomic interval encodes:
- the LOC114642964 gene encoding olfactory receptor 6N1-like, which produces MRAPNATEHDVQEFLLTGIPGLQAHQNLLFIAFLLVYLGVMVGNLLILYLVFLDRRLHTPMYFFLCNLAFLDILSTTTIFPKMFAVILLEDRIISFYGCFLQMYLILAVGSTENLILIVMAYDRYVAIMKPLHYHLIINGKLCVLLTAGAWVLGYLAPFVPLVDALLLSYCGPNNIEYCYCDYPTVVSLACADVTGIINTAFIFAMCIINIPLLLIIVSYIKIILNVYFMNPEDCRKAFSTCSSHLIVVLTYYFSLDLLYITYMIGNISADSRIIIGVIIYLLTPLLNPIIYSLRNKQIKQAAKKYLDLSLRTNIFDINSFMVDVD; this is translated from the coding sequence ATGAGAGCCCCCAATGCGACAGAACATGACGTTCAGGAATTCCTTCTGACGGGCATCCCGGGCCTGCAGGCTCACCAGAATCTGCTCTTCATCGCTTTCCTGTTGGTTTATTTGGGTGTGATGGTTGGCAACCTCCTGATCCTATATTTGGTATTCCTGGACCGAAGGCTACACACTCCaatgtacttttttctttgcaatcTGGCCTTTCTAGATATTCTCAGCACAACTACAATCTTCCCAAAAATGTTTGCCGTCATTCTCCTCGAAGACAGAATCATTTCCTTTTATGGGTGTTTcctgcagatgtatttgattCTTGCTGTCGGTAGCACAGAAAATTTAATTCTCATAGTCATGGCTTATGACCGATACGTTGCAATCATGAAGCCGCTCCACTACCACCTCATCATCAATGGTAAACTCTGTGTGTTGCTGACAGCCGGGGCCTGGGTGCTGGGCTACTTGGCCCCATTTGTTCCTTTAGTTGATGCCCTCTTGTTGTCCTATTGTGGTCCAAACAATATAGAGTATTGCTATTGTGATTACCCAACTGTGGTGTCCCTGGCGTGTGCTGATGTAACCGGCATTATAAATACGGCTTTTATTTTTGCCATGTGCATTATTAATATTCCGCTGCTGCTCATAATTGTCtcctatataaaaataattctcaatgtttattttatgaacCCAGAGGACTGCAGGAAAGCTTTTTCAACGTGCTCCTCTCACTTGATTGTTGTACTGACTTACTATTTTTCCCTTGACTTGCTTTATATAACCTACATGATTGGCAACATTTCAGCTGATTCCCGCATCATCATTGGAGTTATTATTTACCTGCTGACGCCGCTGCTGAACCCCATCATTTACAGTCTGAGGAATAAGCAAATAAAGCAGGCTGCTAAGAAATACCTCGACCTCTCTTTGAGAACAAACATATTTGACATTAACTCTTTTATGGTGGATGTCGACTAA